In Deinococcus gobiensis I-0, one genomic interval encodes:
- the nhaA gene encoding Na+/H+ antiporter NhaA produces the protein MSSVPPSVLRAGPAETGPPLILPPDPGPFAQFVRSQSFAGLLLFASAVLAFILANSPLAGGYEALRHLHLSVLVGDRGLDLSLEHWVNDGLMAVFFLLVGLEIKRELLIGELAQPRRAALAVAGALGGMVVPALLYAALNLGGPGLHGWGVPMATDIAFSLGILALLGSRVPVGLKIFLTALAIVDDLGAVAVIALFYTDTIQLPALLAAALVWGALLAMGRLGVRRLGMYAALGGLLWLFVLQSGLHATIAGVLLALAVPLRRAAPLAVSLPGGLVADADNERLGVHLQRAEAALERAQSPLHRLEHLLHPYVTYAILPLFAFVNAGVAVGGTTLGTVTLGVVAGLVLGKPLGVLGGAWLAVRAGLAALPSGVNWSLLVGAGMLAGIGFTVSLFVANLAFADAALLAGAKLGVLIGTLCSAALGVAWLLLQTRRSAT, from the coding sequence ATGTCTTCTGTTCCCCCTTCGGTCCTGCGGGCCGGACCAGCCGAAACCGGTCCGCCCCTGATCCTGCCGCCCGATCCCGGCCCTTTCGCGCAGTTCGTGCGCAGCCAGTCCTTCGCAGGACTGCTGCTGTTCGCCTCGGCGGTGCTGGCCTTCATCCTGGCGAATTCGCCGCTGGCAGGAGGTTACGAGGCACTGCGGCACCTGCACCTGTCGGTCCTGGTGGGCGACCGGGGCCTGGACCTGAGTCTGGAACACTGGGTCAACGACGGGCTGATGGCGGTGTTTTTCCTGCTGGTGGGACTGGAGATCAAGCGCGAACTGCTGATCGGGGAACTCGCCCAGCCGCGCCGCGCGGCCCTGGCCGTGGCGGGGGCGCTGGGCGGGATGGTCGTGCCCGCGCTGCTGTACGCCGCCCTGAATCTCGGCGGTCCCGGCCTGCACGGCTGGGGCGTGCCGATGGCGACCGACATCGCCTTCTCGCTGGGCATCCTGGCGCTGCTGGGGTCGCGGGTGCCGGTGGGCCTCAAGATCTTCCTGACGGCGCTGGCCATCGTGGACGATCTGGGCGCGGTCGCCGTGATCGCGCTGTTCTATACCGACACCATCCAGCTTCCGGCGCTGCTGGCCGCCGCGCTGGTCTGGGGCGCGCTGCTGGCGATGGGCCGTCTGGGCGTGCGGCGACTGGGAATGTACGCCGCGCTGGGCGGCCTGCTGTGGCTGTTCGTGTTGCAGTCGGGGCTGCATGCCACCATCGCGGGCGTGCTGCTGGCGCTGGCGGTGCCGCTGCGCCGGGCCGCGCCGCTCGCGGTATCGTTGCCCGGCGGGCTGGTGGCCGACGCCGACAACGAGCGCCTGGGCGTGCATCTCCAGCGGGCCGAGGCCGCCCTGGAACGCGCGCAGAGTCCGCTGCACCGCCTGGAACACCTGCTCCACCCCTACGTGACCTACGCCATCTTGCCGCTGTTCGCCTTCGTGAACGCGGGGGTGGCGGTCGGCGGGACCACGCTGGGCACGGTCACGCTGGGCGTGGTGGCCGGGCTGGTGCTGGGCAAGCCGCTGGGCGTGCTGGGCGGCGCGTGGCTGGCGGTCCGCGCCGGGCTGGCCGCGCTGCCGAGCGGCGTGAACTGGTCCCTGCTGGTGGGCGCGGGAATGCTGGCGGGCATCGGCTTTACGGTGTCCCTGTTCGTCGCCAATCTCGCCTTCGCGGACGCCGCCCTGCTGGCCGGAGCCAAGCTGGGCGTCCTGATCGGGACGCTCTGCTCGGCCGCCCTGGGGGTGGCCTGGCTGCTCCTCCAGACCCGGCGGTCCGCCACCTGA
- a CDS encoding Fur family transcriptional regulator, with protein sequence MTTDLAHHLERCGLRVTQPRLTLLEFFAGTGGHFTPEEISERLRASGTPLSIATLYQNLRTFSEHGLIGEMTGPGGEARYDTNLDPHSHLVCLRCGRMVDIVLDLPELGAAAQGRGWAVTRARVDLHGVCPECQTQAAGERRGD encoded by the coding sequence ATGACCACTGACCTCGCCCATCACCTCGAACGCTGCGGCCTGCGCGTGACGCAGCCGCGCCTGACCCTGCTGGAGTTCTTCGCGGGTACCGGGGGCCACTTCACGCCCGAGGAGATCTCGGAGCGGCTGCGGGCCTCGGGAACCCCCCTGAGCATCGCCACGCTGTACCAGAACCTGCGGACCTTCAGCGAGCACGGCCTGATCGGGGAGATGACCGGTCCCGGCGGCGAGGCGCGCTACGACACCAACCTCGATCCGCATTCGCACCTCGTGTGTCTGCGCTGTGGGCGCATGGTGGACATCGTGCTGGACCTGCCCGAACTCGGTGCTGCGGCGCAGGGGCGGGGCTGGGCGGTCACGCGGGCCAGGGTGGACCTCCACGGCGTGTGCCCCGAGTGCCAGACGCAGGCGGCCGGGGAGCGCCGGGGGGACTGA
- a CDS encoding catalase, with translation MTDHRSADQDHTGTAVSGVGNAADTRLAGGEDPQTLTTRQGHPVFDNQNLRTVGSRGPTTLENYHFLEKISHFDRERVPERVVHGRGAGAHGVFEAYGTVGGEDIARYTRAKLFDTRGKETPVFVRFSSVIHGGHSPETLRDPRGFATKFYTEDGNWDLVGNNLKVFFIRDAMKFPDLVHAFKPDPVTNRQDGARIFDFISGTPEAMHMITFLFSPWGIPANYREMEGSGVNTYKWVNKAGEAHLVKYHWVPKQGVRNLTQPEAEKIQGKNFNHATQDLYDAIKAGKFPQWELQVQLMPDGEHPELDFDPLDDTKIWPEDLFPMRPVGLMTLNRNPENYFAEVEQAAFGTGVLVDGLDFSDDKMLQGRTFSYSDTQRYRIGTNYLQLPINAPKKHVATNQRDGNMAYRVDTAPGQNAHVNYEPSNMNGLTESAPSGEEHRPFVQGQLVRQKIDRTNDFKQAGERYRQHTEAERDDLINNLVDNLKDADQVVKDKMVALFTQCDADYGRRVSEGLKAAMMPEREAVAND, from the coding sequence ATGACTGACCACCGCAGCGCAGACCAGGACCACACCGGCACCGCCGTGAGCGGCGTGGGCAACGCCGCCGATACCCGGCTCGCCGGGGGCGAGGACCCCCAGACCCTGACCACCCGCCAGGGCCACCCGGTGTTCGACAACCAGAACCTCCGCACCGTCGGCTCGCGCGGTCCGACCACGCTGGAGAACTACCACTTCCTCGAAAAGATCAGCCATTTCGACCGCGAGCGCGTGCCCGAGCGTGTGGTGCACGGGCGCGGCGCCGGGGCGCACGGCGTCTTCGAGGCCTACGGCACGGTGGGCGGCGAGGACATCGCCAGGTACACCCGCGCCAAGCTGTTCGACACCAGGGGCAAGGAGACGCCCGTGTTCGTGCGTTTCTCCAGCGTGATCCACGGCGGGCACAGCCCCGAGACGCTGCGTGACCCGCGCGGCTTCGCCACGAAGTTCTACACCGAGGACGGCAACTGGGACCTCGTGGGCAACAACCTCAAGGTGTTCTTCATCCGCGACGCGATGAAGTTCCCCGACCTCGTGCACGCCTTCAAGCCCGATCCCGTGACCAACCGCCAGGACGGCGCGCGCATCTTCGATTTCATCAGCGGCACGCCCGAGGCGATGCACATGATCACCTTCCTGTTCTCGCCCTGGGGCATCCCCGCCAACTACCGCGAGATGGAAGGCAGCGGCGTGAACACCTACAAGTGGGTGAACAAGGCGGGCGAGGCCCACCTCGTGAAGTACCACTGGGTGCCCAAGCAGGGGGTGCGCAACCTCACGCAGCCCGAGGCCGAGAAGATCCAGGGCAAGAACTTCAACCACGCCACCCAGGACCTCTACGACGCGATCAAGGCCGGCAAGTTCCCGCAGTGGGAGCTTCAGGTGCAGCTCATGCCCGACGGCGAGCACCCCGAACTCGATTTCGATCCGCTGGACGACACCAAGATCTGGCCCGAGGACCTGTTCCCGATGCGCCCCGTGGGTCTGATGACCCTGAACCGCAACCCCGAGAACTACTTCGCGGAGGTCGAGCAGGCCGCCTTCGGGACCGGCGTACTGGTGGACGGGCTGGACTTCAGCGACGACAAGATGCTCCAGGGGCGCACCTTCTCGTACAGCGACACCCAGCGTTACCGCATCGGCACCAATTACCTCCAGCTGCCCATCAACGCGCCGAAAAAGCACGTGGCGACCAACCAGCGCGACGGCAACATGGCCTACCGCGTGGATACGGCCCCTGGCCAGAACGCCCACGTGAACTACGAACCCAGCAACATGAACGGCCTGACCGAGTCGGCCCCCAGCGGCGAGGAGCACCGGCCCTTCGTGCAGGGTCAGCTCGTGCGCCAGAAGATCGACCGCACCAACGACTTCAAGCAGGCGGGCGAGCGCTACCGCCAGCACACCGAGGCCGAGCGCGACGACCTGATCAACAACCTCGTGGACAACCTCAAGGACGCCGACCAGGTCGTGAAGGACAAGATGGTGGCGCTGTTCACGCAGTGCGACGCCGACTACGGCCGCCGTGTGAGCGAGGGCCTGAAGGCGGCCATGATGCCCGAGCGCGAGGCCGTCGCGAACGACTGA
- a CDS encoding FUSC family protein, producing MTRRLPLVLKTAFAFDGPKWRPDTALRCTVGVAVPVLLGALSGNAALGVLASTGALNAGLASFTGVTRSRLRVMLISSVLMSLITVLAIWAGQNTLATTLSVSLVSFLLVLYGAQGAAATTVAIQSTMTLIVLTGLRLPEGLALPGGGLVLAGGLLQVLLLTVVWPARPRQAERRAVALVYRRLERWAETLPLDEYALLDATSLQEAWDLLNDARTHLRQERGSERTRQEHAELRQALRVAEGLRAALVGYVRADRELRQEGAEGERQAGVLAAALLGALRQVEQGVRRGEARSSAAWRDALERATAELRGPAGEALRPWAGLVTGLLSDLDRPPLPEALPQERRRGALRPALGDWPRSASLRTLLGRHALKYALVLGLSVYIERRLNVPHGYWLPLTVGVVLRQDYVSTLTRGVARLGGTLAGVALGALVTALHPPHTALALLGVGAAFFAYALFPAGYAAFSGAITLYVLFSVAGSGLSEGQAAEQRLAFTLLGGAVAILTYLLWPSWQGPGARRVLRDAAEAQYRYLLAVRSLWDAGQARHAQGGAGAHGDAAAQDADRASQAREEARRLRVQAETLVRAARIEPAWGQGAARARQERRTTEAALMELHAGAARSLSLHAQALRPAPPTPQVGAEFGRAAEEASALARRLGDAPSPPTPE from the coding sequence GTGACCCGCCGCCTGCCCCTGGTCCTCAAGACGGCCTTCGCCTTCGACGGCCCGAAATGGCGGCCCGACACGGCGCTGCGCTGTACGGTCGGGGTGGCCGTGCCGGTGCTGCTGGGCGCCCTGAGCGGCAACGCGGCGCTGGGGGTGCTGGCCTCGACCGGGGCGCTCAATGCCGGGCTGGCTTCGTTTACCGGCGTGACCCGCAGTCGCCTGCGCGTCATGCTGATCTCCAGTGTCCTGATGAGCCTGATCACCGTCCTCGCCATCTGGGCCGGGCAGAACACCCTCGCCACGACCCTGAGCGTGAGCCTGGTGAGTTTTCTGCTCGTGTTGTACGGCGCGCAGGGGGCGGCGGCGACCACCGTCGCCATCCAGTCCACCATGACCCTGATCGTGCTGACGGGGCTGCGGCTTCCCGAGGGACTCGCGCTGCCCGGCGGCGGTCTGGTGCTGGCCGGGGGGCTCCTGCAGGTGCTGCTGCTCACGGTGGTGTGGCCCGCGCGCCCCCGGCAGGCCGAGCGCCGGGCGGTCGCGCTGGTCTACCGCCGTCTGGAACGCTGGGCCGAGACGCTGCCGCTGGACGAATATGCCCTGCTCGACGCCACCTCGCTTCAGGAAGCCTGGGACCTGCTGAACGACGCGCGCACCCATCTGCGACAGGAGCGGGGCAGCGAGCGGACCCGGCAGGAGCACGCCGAGCTGCGCCAGGCCCTGCGGGTGGCCGAGGGCCTGCGGGCCGCGCTGGTGGGTTACGTGCGTGCCGACCGTGAACTGCGCCAGGAAGGCGCGGAGGGCGAGCGGCAGGCCGGCGTGCTGGCGGCGGCGCTGCTCGGGGCGCTGCGCCAGGTCGAGCAGGGGGTGCGGCGGGGCGAGGCGCGGTCCTCGGCCGCCTGGCGGGACGCGCTGGAGCGGGCGACCGCCGAACTGCGCGGCCCGGCCGGTGAGGCGCTGCGGCCCTGGGCCGGTCTCGTCACCGGGCTACTGTCGGATCTCGACCGTCCCCCGCTGCCCGAAGCGCTGCCGCAGGAACGGCGGCGGGGGGCATTGCGGCCCGCGCTGGGCGACTGGCCGCGCAGCGCCTCCCTGCGGACCCTGCTGGGCCGCCACGCCCTGAAATACGCCCTGGTGCTGGGCCTGAGCGTGTATATCGAGCGGCGGCTGAACGTACCGCACGGGTACTGGTTGCCCCTGACGGTCGGTGTGGTGCTGCGCCAGGATTACGTCTCGACCCTCACGCGCGGTGTGGCGCGGCTGGGCGGGACGCTGGCGGGGGTCGCCCTGGGCGCGCTGGTCACGGCCCTGCATCCCCCCCATACCGCGCTCGCCCTGCTGGGCGTGGGGGCGGCCTTCTTCGCCTACGCGCTGTTTCCCGCCGGGTACGCGGCCTTCTCGGGCGCGATCACGCTGTACGTGCTGTTCTCGGTGGCGGGATCGGGCCTCTCGGAAGGGCAGGCGGCCGAGCAGCGCCTCGCCTTCACGTTGCTGGGGGGCGCGGTGGCGATCCTGACCTATCTGCTGTGGCCGAGCTGGCAGGGACCGGGCGCACGGCGCGTGCTGCGCGACGCCGCCGAGGCGCAGTACCGCTATCTGCTGGCCGTGCGCTCGCTGTGGGACGCCGGGCAGGCCCGCCATGCCCAGGGCGGGGCCGGAGCCCACGGGGACGCGGCGGCCCAGGACGCCGACCGGGCCAGCCAGGCGCGCGAGGAGGCGCGGCGACTGCGCGTCCAGGCCGAAACCCTCGTGCGGGCAGCCCGGATCGAGCCGGCGTGGGGACAGGGCGCGGCGCGCGCGCGACAGGAGCGCCGCACCACCGAGGCGGCCCTGATGGAGCTTCACGCGGGGGCGGCGCGCAGCCTGTCGTTGCATGCCCAGGCCCTGCGCCCGGCCCCGCCCACACCCCAGGTCGGGGCCGAGTTCGGGCGCGCTGCCGAGGAGGCCAGCGCCCTGGCCCGCCGTCTGGGCGACGCACCGTCCCCGCCCACACCCGAATGA
- a CDS encoding N-acetylglucosamine kinase, with protein MTLFSSPLLLGLDAGGSGTQWALRRAGHTVASGTAPPLTSALLDLDAGALALAELRSALPGRPDAVHAGLPGLSAGSDRADQARTHLAGVLGLPAGQVGVEGDLDLAYRAHLAPGAGVLVYAGTGSIAYHVPARGAPLRAGGRGYRIGDDGGGASLGREALRHMTDALDRGTVPAGPLASEVAAVTGGLDWDTLRAFVYGPPGASALARLAPAVARAAQSGDPVARNIQAEAALALADLAHRVQAQLGAQGHGPLPVVATGGALRAPGLADELRRACPGVTVQWRDHAAAAAEYAVRLLPPP; from the coding sequence GTGACCCTGTTCTCTTCTCCCCTGCTGCTCGGACTGGACGCCGGAGGCAGCGGTACCCAGTGGGCGCTGCGGCGCGCGGGGCACACCGTGGCTTCCGGGACCGCTCCGCCCCTCACGTCGGCGCTGCTGGACCTGGATGCCGGAGCCCTGGCCCTGGCCGAGCTGCGGTCGGCCCTCCCCGGGCGGCCTGACGCCGTCCATGCCGGCCTGCCGGGCCTGAGCGCCGGGTCGGACCGGGCCGATCAGGCCCGCACGCACCTCGCCGGTGTACTGGGCCTTCCCGCCGGGCAGGTGGGCGTCGAGGGCGACCTCGACCTCGCCTACCGCGCGCATCTGGCTCCCGGCGCGGGCGTCCTGGTCTACGCGGGCACCGGCAGCATCGCCTACCACGTTCCGGCACGGGGCGCGCCCCTGCGGGCCGGCGGGCGCGGCTACCGTATCGGAGACGACGGCGGCGGGGCCAGCCTGGGCCGTGAGGCCCTGCGTCACATGACCGACGCGCTGGACCGGGGCACGGTGCCCGCCGGCCCCCTGGCCAGCGAGGTCGCAGCCGTAACGGGCGGGCTGGACTGGGACACGCTGCGGGCTTTCGTGTACGGCCCCCCGGGCGCCTCGGCGCTGGCGCGGCTCGCCCCGGCCGTCGCGCGGGCCGCGCAGTCGGGCGACCCGGTGGCCCGGAACATCCAGGCGGAGGCGGCGCTCGCCCTGGCCGACCTCGCCCACCGGGTCCAGGCCCAGTTGGGGGCACAGGGCCACGGGCCGCTGCCGGTCGTGGCGACCGGCGGCGCGCTCAGGGCACCGGGGCTGGCCGACGAACTGCGGCGTGCCTGCCCCGGAGTGACGGTGCAGTGGCGCGACCATGCGGCGGCGGCGGCCGAGTATGCCGTCCGCCTCCTGCCGCCGCCCTAG
- a CDS encoding N-acetylmannosamine-6-phosphate 2-epimerase yields the protein MTRPDVLDRLRGCLVVSCQADEGSPLRDSGVIARLARAAEQGGAAGLRVQGFADVEAVRAVSPLPLIGLTKTARPDTDVYITPTAQEGVRLARLGCEIVALDGTLRPRPEPLAEMFAAVRAAGALVMADISTLPEARAALAAGADLVGTTLSGYTPDSPRQSGPDWALMDALRGAGLPFVAEGRLNTPADAARALAYGAQFVVVGSAITRPDVITRWFVEALKG from the coding sequence ATGACGCGCCCGGACGTGCTGGACCGCCTGCGTGGTTGCCTGGTCGTGTCCTGTCAGGCTGACGAGGGCAGCCCGCTGCGCGATTCCGGGGTCATTGCCCGGCTGGCACGGGCCGCCGAACAGGGAGGCGCGGCGGGGCTGCGGGTCCAGGGCTTTGCGGACGTGGAGGCGGTACGTGCGGTCAGCCCCCTGCCCCTGATCGGCCTGACCAAGACGGCCCGCCCCGACACCGACGTGTACATCACCCCGACGGCGCAGGAGGGCGTGCGGCTGGCGCGCCTGGGCTGCGAGATCGTGGCCCTGGACGGCACGCTGCGTCCCCGTCCCGAACCGCTGGCGGAAATGTTCGCGGCGGTGCGCGCGGCGGGGGCGCTGGTCATGGCCGACATCAGCACGTTGCCCGAGGCGCGCGCGGCCCTGGCCGCCGGGGCCGACCTCGTAGGGACGACGCTGAGCGGCTACACCCCGGACAGTCCGCGCCAGAGCGGGCCCGATTGGGCGCTGATGGACGCCCTGCGCGGCGCGGGTCTGCCCTTCGTGGCCGAGGGTCGCCTGAACACCCCGGCCGACGCGGCGCGGGCACTGGCGTACGGGGCCCAGTTCGTGGTGGTGGGGTCGGCCATCACGCGGCCCGACGTGATCACGCGCTGGTTCGTCGAGGCGCTGAAGGGCTAG
- a CDS encoding ArsR/SmtB family transcription factor translates to MRYGLGVRTVSQEGVCDDPGIHPEAVQAARLALPDEACVQQASALLKLVADPTRLKLLSALNAGELCVCDLAAVVGISESAVSHQLRLLRAGRVVTYRKEGRVAYYRLLDAHVTTLIGSTLEHARE, encoded by the coding sequence ATGCGCTATGGTCTGGGGGTGAGAACCGTTTCTCAAGAAGGGGTCTGCGACGATCCCGGCATTCACCCGGAAGCGGTGCAGGCGGCGCGCCTGGCCCTGCCGGACGAAGCGTGCGTGCAGCAGGCGAGCGCGCTGCTCAAGCTCGTGGCCGATCCCACCCGGCTCAAGCTGCTGAGTGCCCTGAACGCGGGCGAGCTGTGCGTGTGCGATCTCGCGGCGGTCGTGGGAATCAGCGAGAGCGCCGTGAGCCATCAGCTCCGGCTGCTGCGGGCGGGCCGGGTCGTGACCTACCGCAAGGAGGGCCGGGTGGCCTACTACCGCCTGCTCGACGCCCACGTCACCACCCTGATCGGCAGCACGCTGGAGCACGCCCGCGAGTAG
- a CDS encoding NCS2 family permease — protein MSAPTPPVSALDRYFGLSRLGSTVPRELRAGLTTFLSMSYILFVNPQVLSSAIKVPNASLQLLMTTAIAAAFGSLIMGLVARYPFAQAPGMGLNAFFAYTVVQGLGVPWQTALGAVFISGVLFVLLSVVGARQAIVQAIPRSLKFAITAGIGAFLAFLGLKNAGIVVGNPATLLALGNLTLPPVWLALAGLVLTAVLMTRRITGAILWGILLVTLLGIALRLPLYAGGADGALQAFPGFGGQFLGIFGTPVWPGDLVGQLDLGGALGLGLLSVVFTFFFVDFFDATGTLTGLSQRAGFLDERGNMPRARRLFAMDGLAAMFGAFMGTSTTTAYVESASGIGEGGRTGLTAVTVGVLFLLSMFLWPLAGAIPSAATAPALILVGALMMDSVRHIDWDDLSDSVPAFLTIIAMPLTFSIANGVSLGVISFCAIKLLSGRGKQVSPILYGIGVLLLARYIWLSEG, from the coding sequence ATGTCTGCCCCCACCCCCCCGGTCTCCGCCCTGGACCGCTACTTCGGGTTGAGCCGCCTCGGCTCCACCGTGCCGCGCGAGCTGCGCGCCGGCCTGACCACCTTCCTGTCCATGAGCTACATCCTGTTCGTCAACCCGCAGGTGCTGTCCAGCGCCATCAAGGTGCCGAACGCCTCCCTGCAACTGCTCATGACCACCGCCATCGCCGCCGCCTTCGGCAGCCTGATCATGGGGCTGGTCGCCCGTTACCCCTTCGCGCAGGCCCCCGGCATGGGCCTGAACGCCTTTTTCGCCTACACGGTCGTGCAGGGTCTGGGCGTGCCGTGGCAGACCGCGCTGGGGGCCGTGTTCATCTCCGGCGTGCTGTTCGTCCTCCTGAGCGTCGTGGGGGCCCGGCAGGCCATCGTCCAGGCGATTCCCCGGTCGCTGAAGTTCGCCATCACGGCCGGAATCGGGGCCTTCCTGGCCTTCCTGGGCCTCAAGAACGCCGGGATCGTGGTCGGGAACCCCGCCACCCTGCTCGCCCTGGGCAACCTGACCCTCCCGCCCGTATGGCTGGCCCTCGCAGGGCTGGTCCTGACGGCGGTCCTGATGACCCGCCGGATCACGGGCGCCATCCTGTGGGGCATCCTGCTCGTGACGCTCCTGGGTATCGCGCTGCGCCTTCCCCTGTATGCCGGCGGGGCAGACGGAGCCCTGCAGGCTTTCCCCGGTTTCGGGGGCCAGTTCCTGGGCATCTTCGGTACGCCGGTCTGGCCCGGCGACCTGGTCGGGCAGCTCGATCTGGGCGGCGCGCTGGGCCTGGGCCTGCTGAGCGTGGTCTTCACGTTCTTCTTCGTGGACTTCTTCGACGCGACCGGCACCCTCACGGGCCTCTCGCAGCGGGCCGGCTTCCTGGACGAACGGGGCAACATGCCGCGTGCCCGGCGCCTGTTCGCGATGGACGGTCTGGCCGCCATGTTCGGAGCCTTCATGGGTACCTCGACCACCACGGCCTACGTAGAAAGCGCCTCGGGCATCGGCGAGGGCGGACGCACCGGCCTGACGGCCGTGACGGTGGGGGTGCTGTTCCTGCTGAGCATGTTCCTGTGGCCGCTGGCCGGAGCCATTCCCTCGGCCGCGACCGCGCCCGCCCTGATCCTGGTCGGGGCCCTGATGATGGACAGCGTGCGTCACATCGACTGGGACGACCTGAGCGACAGCGTGCCCGCCTTCCTGACCATCATCGCCATGCCCCTGACCTTCTCCATCGCCAACGGCGTGAGCCTGGGCGTCATCAGTTTCTGCGCGATCAAGCTCCTGAGCGGACGCGGCAAACAGGTCAGCCCGATCCTGTACGGCATCGGGGTCCTGCTGCTGGCCCGCTACATCTGGTTGTCGGAAGGGTAG
- a CDS encoding GNAT family N-acetyltransferase has translation MSAQVLYRPAEPRDERRLGEIAHATGYFGDPATRFFPDRALFADLWVRPYLHGGGGASFVAELDGEVQGYVLGAPDPVAYQRALIRTVTRHVLPRLLTGRYLRPWPGLVYLLRAAVFSGPHADPAQFPAHLHLNLMPGARGQGLSGPLLELHLARLAELGVRGVQLSTTLENTAALRTYRRRGFVVAGARRTALWTPWLGRPAVQVVLTRSVA, from the coding sequence ATGTCTGCCCAGGTCCTGTACCGCCCCGCCGAGCCGCGCGACGAGCGCCGGCTGGGGGAGATCGCCCACGCCACCGGATACTTCGGGGACCCGGCCACCCGCTTTTTTCCGGATCGGGCCCTGTTCGCCGACCTCTGGGTCCGCCCGTACCTGCACGGTGGGGGAGGGGCCTCCTTCGTGGCCGAACTGGACGGTGAGGTGCAGGGCTATGTCCTGGGCGCGCCTGATCCGGTCGCCTATCAGCGGGCGCTGATCCGGACGGTCACCCGCCACGTGCTCCCGCGACTGCTGACCGGACGCTACCTGCGTCCCTGGCCCGGTCTAGTCTATCTGCTGCGCGCGGCCGTGTTCTCGGGGCCACATGCCGACCCCGCCCAGTTTCCGGCCCACCTGCACCTCAACCTGATGCCGGGGGCGCGCGGCCAGGGGTTGAGCGGTCCCCTGCTCGAGCTGCACCTCGCCCGCCTGGCCGAGCTGGGGGTGCGGGGGGTCCAGCTCTCGACCACGCTGGAAAATACGGCGGCTCTCCGGACCTACCGTCGGCGCGGCTTCGTCGTCGCCGGAGCGCGGCGCACCGCCCTGTGGACCCCGTGGCTCGGGCGGCCCGCCGTTCAGGTGGTCCTGACCCGATCCGTAGCCTGA